One genomic window of Vibrio mangrovi includes the following:
- a CDS encoding SulP family inorganic anion transporter, producing MLEFPNQSTYSIKNDVLSGLTVALALVPEAVAFAFVAGVDPMVGLYAAFIVGLITAIFGGRPGMISGATGAMAVVMVSLVSGHGISYLFAAILLAGILQIGAGLFKLGKFIRIVPHPVMIGFVNGLAIVIFLAQLGQFKVPSLDGVLTWLPYDQMLLMLGLVALTMAIIYFLPKITTAVPSSLAAIIVMTLLVQGLDLDTRTVVDFLRTMSGDETATLAGTLPSFSIPDVPFTLETLKIILPYSIILAAVGLIESLLTLTVLDEMTNSRGQSNRECMGQGLANVTCSFFGAMGGCAMIGQSMINVNSGGRGRLSGIVAAVMLLCFILFTSSLIEMIPLAALVGVMFMVVIGTFEWATFKLARKVPKKDFFVIILVTIVTVFTDLAIAVAVGVITSALMFAWDHAKHIYATSRENEDGSKEYQIHGPIFFGSVANFLELFDAHQDPEHVIVDFAQSRVTDHSAIDAIETLAERYAMVGKTLHLRHLSQDCRKLLHKAGSLIEINVKEDPTYKVATDVLAG from the coding sequence ATGCTTGAATTTCCAAATCAATCAACATATTCGATTAAAAATGATGTCCTTTCGGGACTGACCGTCGCTTTAGCCCTGGTTCCGGAAGCCGTTGCTTTTGCATTTGTAGCTGGTGTCGATCCAATGGTTGGCCTTTATGCCGCATTCATTGTCGGTCTTATTACCGCTATTTTTGGCGGACGCCCCGGGATGATCTCCGGTGCGACCGGCGCAATGGCTGTCGTCATGGTTAGCCTGGTCTCCGGGCACGGTATCTCTTATCTTTTTGCCGCTATTCTGCTGGCGGGAATCCTCCAAATCGGAGCTGGTTTATTCAAACTCGGAAAATTCATCCGTATTGTCCCTCATCCAGTCATGATCGGTTTCGTTAACGGATTAGCCATCGTGATATTTCTTGCTCAGTTGGGCCAATTTAAAGTTCCATCTCTGGATGGCGTTTTAACCTGGTTACCTTACGATCAAATGTTACTGATGTTAGGACTTGTTGCTTTAACCATGGCAATTATCTATTTTCTGCCAAAGATAACCACAGCCGTACCTTCTTCTCTGGCTGCAATCATTGTGATGACTTTACTGGTTCAGGGACTCGATTTAGATACCCGAACTGTTGTTGACTTCCTTCGTACAATGTCAGGTGATGAAACTGCAACTCTTGCAGGTACACTTCCTTCATTTTCAATTCCGGATGTACCCTTTACACTTGAAACACTGAAAATCATCCTACCCTACTCCATCATTCTTGCAGCTGTTGGGCTAATTGAATCACTGTTAACACTAACAGTGCTGGATGAGATGACTAACTCACGGGGTCAGTCAAATCGTGAATGTATGGGTCAGGGTCTGGCAAACGTCACCTGTTCATTCTTTGGTGCGATGGGTGGATGTGCAATGATCGGTCAGTCGATGATTAACGTCAACTCAGGAGGACGAGGACGCCTGTCTGGTATTGTTGCAGCAGTAATGTTGCTGTGCTTTATCCTGTTTACTTCATCGCTGATCGAAATGATTCCGTTAGCCGCACTTGTCGGTGTAATGTTCATGGTTGTCATTGGTACGTTTGAGTGGGCAACCTTCAAGCTGGCCAGAAAAGTTCCGAAGAAGGATTTCTTTGTCATTATTCTTGTCACAATCGTAACCGTATTCACTGATCTGGCAATCGCTGTTGCTGTAGGTGTGATCACCTCGGCACTGATGTTTGCATGGGATCATGCAAAACACATTTATGCGACCAGCCGTGAAAACGAAGACGGTTCGAAAGAGTATCAAATCCATGGTCCAATCTTCTTTGGCTCCGTGGCAAACTTTCTGGAGCTGTTTGATGCACACCAGGATCCTGAACATGTCATCGTTGATTTCGCTCAATCCCGGGTTACCGATCACTCAGCAATTGATGCAATTGAGACACTTGCAGAACGTTATGCAATGGTTGGAAAAACCCTCCACTTGCGCCACCTGAGTCAGGATTGCCGCAAACTACTCCATAAAGCGGGTAGCCTGATAGAAATTAATGTCAAAGAGGACCCGACTTATAAAGTCGCTACCGATGTACTGGCCGGTTAG